In Dermacentor variabilis isolate Ectoservices chromosome 7, ASM5094787v1, whole genome shotgun sequence, a genomic segment contains:
- the LOC142589045 gene encoding uncharacterized protein LOC142589045, producing MRRASRFTLTRSMSESRPSRSSRPTDDEEGSHVTAKSSAWRPTMARTTDRASLGGGHARALCLPLTVVVAFVAVTLLAGFFVVFARKWGGDRAPKAFQGGRPSLSQLQRLCSIVACRRCVGAFVDGLLEWDDSSSCAHFGQYVCGGWTKHSARRRSFNDEALERSMERLHTAMVQMSTAGNGPAGGTDESNMALFYK from the exons ATGAGGCGTGCTTCGCGCTTCACCCTCACCCGCTCCATGAGCGAGTCTCGGCCCAGCCGCTCGTCCAGGCCTACAGACGATGAGGAGGGTAGCCACGTTACTGCAAAAA GCAGCGCTTGGCGACCCACTATGGCACGCACTACTGACCGAGCTTCTTTGGGAGGCGGTCATGCAAGAGCACTCTGTTTGCCGCTCACAGTCGTCGTAGCCTTCGTCGCCGTCACACTCCTGGCTGGATTCTTCGTTGTGTTTGCAAGAAAGTGGGGAGGTGACCGCGCACCGAAGGCGTTTCAGGGCGGCAGACCCTCACTGTCACAGCTGCAGCGGCTCTGCTCTATTGTAGCTTGCCGACGATGTGTGGGCGCCTTCGTAGATGGCCTGCTGGAATGGGACGATTCAAGCAGCTGCGCTCACTTTGGACAGTATGTGTGCGGCGGCTGGACCAAGCACAGTGCCCGTCGACGAAGCTTCAACGACGAGGCCCTGGAACGGTCTATGGAGCGTCTGCACACGGCCATGGTGCAAATGAGTACTGCTGGGAATGGACCCGCCGGCGGCACTGACGAGTCCAACATGGCGTTATTTTACAAGTAA